ACAAACACCTCCATTGAAAATAGAAAGTTTAATTATAGACAACACTCTCCCTTTGAACTTGACTCGTCAAGTTCATAATATGAATATATTTACATAACTCTACGTAAACTGTACACCAGTTTTTAAAATAACATCGAGTGATCGTATAGTGAATTCAGAACGGTGGATCGAACTCTCAGTTCGGGGTACGATACCGGTCTACTCGTTAGTCCTACGGAGGTTCGATTCTCGGTAGTGAGGAAGAATCGGCTTAAAACTGGATACGGTAATGGTCTTCGGGGACTAAACGCTCCTTAATTTCAATAGAAAGTCTCGTTTAACAAGCGAACACACAGACACTACAACAAGAACTTCAACAAGATtcctcgcccgtggtatggtttgtttgcaatcatgtcattacgattcgTGAGTCATGACCCAACAACCACTGTGTGACCCTAACAACCACTGTGTGACCTAACCACCATTGCGTGACCTAACAAACACTGTGTGACCCCAATAACCACTGTGTGACCTAACAACCACTGCATGACCCCAACAACCACTGTGTGACCTAACAACCACCGTGTGACCCCAACAACCACTGTGTGACCTAACAACCACTGTGACCCCAACAACCACTGTGTGACCTAACAACCACTATGTGACCTAACCACCACTGTGTGACCTAACAACCACTGTGTGACCCCAATAACCACTGTGTGACCTAACAACCACTGTATGACCCCAACAACTACTGTGTGACCTGACAACCACCGTGTGACCCCAGCAACCACTGTGTGACCTAACAACCACTGTGACCCCAACAACCACTGTCTGCCCTAACAACCAGTGTGACCCTAACAACCACTGTGTGACCTAACAACCACTGTGACCCCAACAACAACTGTGTGACCTAACAACCACTGTGTGACCTAACAACCACTGTGTGACCCTAACAACCACTGTGTGACCTAACAACCATTGTATGACCTAACAACCACTGTATGACCCCAACAACCACTGTGTGACCTAGCAACTACTGTGTGACTCAACAACCACTGTGTGACCCCAACAACCACTTTATGACCCCAACAACCACTGTGTGACCTGACAACCACTTTGTGACCTAACAACCACTGTATGATTTTAACAACCACTGTGTGACCTAACAAACACTGTGACCCCAACAACCACTGTGTGACCTAACCACCACTGTGTGACCCCAACAACCACTGTGTGACCTAACAGCCACTTTGTGACCTAACAACCACTGTATGACTAGCAACCACTGTGTGACCTGACAACCACTGTGTGACCTAAAAACCACTGTATGACTCAGCGACCACTGTGTGACTCCAACAACCACTGTGTAACTCCAACAACCACTGTGTGAACCCAACAACCACTGTATGACCCAACAAACACTGTGGCCCAACAACCACTGTATGACCCCAACAACCACTGTGTGACCTAACAACCACTGTATGACTAGCAACCACTGTGTGATCTGACAACCACTGTGTGACCTGACAACCACTGTGTGACCTAACAACCACTGTATGACTCAGCAACCACTGTGTGACTCCAGCAACCACTATGTGACTCCAACAACCACTGTGTGACTCAAACAACTACTGTGTGACTCCAACAACCACTGTGTGACCCCAACAACTACTGTGTGACCCCAACAACCACTGTATGACCCAACACTGTGACCCAACAACCACTGTGTGACCCCAACAACCACTTTGTGACCTAACAACCACTGTGTGACCTAACAAACACTGTGTGACCTCAACCACTGTTTGACCTAACCACCTCTGTGTGACCCCAACAGCCACTGTGCCCTAACAACCACTGTATGACTTTAACAACCACTGTGTGACCTAACAAACACTGTGTGACCCAACAACCACTGTGTGACCTAACTACCACTGTGTGACCCCAACAACCACTGTATAACCCCAACAACCACTATGTGACCTAACAACCACTTTGTGACCTAACAACCACTGTATGACTATCAACCACTGTGTGACCTGACAACCATTGTGTGACCTAACAACCACTGTATGACTCAGCAACCACTGTGTGACTCCAGCAACCACTGTGTGACTCCAACAACCACTGTGTGACTCCAACAACTACTGTGTGACTCCAACAACCACTGTGTGACCCCAACAACTACTGTGTGACCCCAACAACCACTGTGTGACCCCAACCACTTTGTGACCTAACAACCACTTTGTGACCTAACAACCACTGTATGACTTTAACAATCACTGTGTGACCTCAACAACCACTGTTTGACCTAACCACCTCTGTGTGACCCCAACAGCCACTGTGCCCTAACAACCACTGTATGACTTTGACAACCACTGTGTGACCTAACAAACACTGTGTGACCCAACAACCACTGTGTGACCTAACTACCACTGTGTGACCCCAACAACCACTGTATAACCCCAACAACCACTATGTGACCTAACAACCACTTTGTGACCTAACAACCACTGTATGACTATCAACCACTGTGTGACCTGACAACCATTGTGTGACCTAACAACCACTGTATGACTCAGCAACCACTGTGTGACTCCAACAACCACTGTGTGACTCCAACAATCACTGTGTGACTCCAACAACCAGTGTGTAACTCCAACAACCACTGTGTGACCCAACAACCACTGTGTGACCCAACAACCACTGTGTGACTCCAACCACTTTCACTCCACAACCACTGTGACCCAACAACCACTGTGTGTCCTAACAACCACCGTGTGACCCCACAACCATTGTGTGACCCCAACAACCACTGCGTGACCCGACAACCAGTGTGACCCCACAACTATGTGTGACCCAACAACTACTGTGACCCCACAATCACTGTGTGAACCCATTACACTGTGACCCTGCCAATTTGACCCCACAACCACTGGGTGATCCCTTAACATTGTGACCCAACGACCACAGTGACCCCACACTGTGTGAACCCATAACACTGTGACCACACAACCATTTTATGACCCCACAACTACTGAGCGACACTGAAATCCTTGTGTGACTCCAGAACCATTGTGTGACCCCATAGCCATTGTGTGATCCCATAACCATTGATATCACAATCACTATGTGGCAAAACAATCATTGCGACACCACAATCATTGTAACACTACCATCATTGTGACAGCACAATCTTTGTAACAAAACAATCATTGTGATACCACAATCACTGTGACACCACAATCGTTTTAGCATTGCAGTCGCTGTGACACTACAGTTTTTGTGACACTAAAAATCATTGTGTGACAATACAATTATTGTGACACCACTATCACTGTGACACCTCAATCACTTTaacaccacactgtgtgacaccacaATCATTGTGACACCTCAATCATTGTGACACCTCAATCACTGTGACATCACACTCATTGTGAAACCACAGTCATTGTGACACCACAATCATTGTGACACCACAATCATTGTGGCACTACAATCATTGTGTGGCACCACAATCACTGACACGACACTCACTGTGACAACACGGTCATTATGACATCAAAATAATTGTGACACTACAATATTGTGGGACACCACAATCACTGTGACACGACAGTCTTTGTGACACTACAATCATTGTGACACTGCAATCATTGACACCACAATCATTGTGACACTACAATCATTGCGACACTACAATCATTGTGACACCACTATCTTTGTGACACTATAATTACTGCAACATCATAATCACTGTGGCACTACAATTATTGGTACCACAATCGTGACACTACAATGTGATACCACAATCATTGTGACACCATAATCATTGTGATCTCACAGCCGCTGTGACCCCATAGCTACTCTGTGACCCCATTACCACTGTGACCCTACAATCGTTCTGTGACCCTACAGCCGTTCTGTGACCCCCACAGTTGTTCTATGACCCCACAGTTTCTGTGTGAGTTCATAGCCACTCTGTGACCCCACAGCCGTGGGGTCACAGTGTACAGTCACTGTGTAGTTCCACAATCATTCTGCCGCAAGAAAACTAAACGTCAAAACATACAATTATTTAAATACTTGAAATATTGTCGTCACTTGTGATGTAGACTTCATTCAGAACACGGCGCTGAAATCATTATGTTAGTATTTGGATTTTAATCATAATCAACAACGTAGGTAAATATAATAGGCTGCCGATAGGTATAGTAAGAGAAAGAACGAGAAGGGAAAAAAATTAGGAGGGACTGGATAGAAGCAGAAAAGGGATGAAGAAGGGGTAGGGAcggttcataataataataataataatattgagaaATTAATTCCAGTTCTCAGTTTGTGATAGAGGAGTAAAATATTTCAAGTAATAAACCTAGCAACCACAAGATCATTCATAAGTACGTGTTTATGCCTCTTTTATTTCCTAAGGTTCGTCAGCTCCGCTATCTGGGAACTTCCCGTTAGAGGAAGAAATGAAACATTACCGGCGACCGATAGAGGAGGGATCGTAGGGATGGGGTGTTGCCTGGGCATCGTCTGGGCAGCAGGGAGGGTGCAGAGGGTGCTGGAAAGCAGGGACAAGCATGGGGCGGGGCAGAACAAGGCTGGTTGGGGCGGGGCTCAGGACTGGGAGGATACGTGGGGACAGATGGGAGGAGAGCAGCGGGTGTGGCTGGGGTATAAATGGCTGTGCACGCCAGGTAGAAGCACGGAACGGCTCGCGGATCGTCATGAAGTGTTGGGTGAGCTCCTTAATACTGTTCTTCAACTAACAacacatccacaccacacaccagacgCCAAGAATAACTTAGTGGACATATAACTATGGCGACATGGCGTTCCCATGGTTCTCAATGGTCTACGCTCTCATGACTGTTCGTTCGACTGAACCAAAGTGAAGTTCAGATAATTATCAACGTATTAGTAACTGGAAAACACGGTGCATAGTGCAATATTAAAGCCTAACCTAAGTTCAGTTTCGACACTAATAATTTTCCACTCAATACGATTAATATTCTCACATATAATGATCATTCTTGTTATTTCTCTAATAACGAAGTCGTGCAGTAAGTCAAACTGCCAAGTCTTGTAAACCGTGTTATATATTCACTTGTTTATTTACAGCTAAATGCACATCGAGCCGCTACGTGTATGAGAAGGTAATTTAAAGTTCGTCTACCCAAGAGAGCAGTTTTCTTTTACTAAACGAGGTTATATAACAATTTTTAAATCGTTGTGATACAATCCAAAAACAATTACTGTATTGTAATTCATTTTATCCACAGTAGGTATATAAAGCTTCCAAGAAAACACGAACATCATATTATAAAGAGTCCATATATTATTACTAGCTTTGCTACagaaaatattacacacacacacacacacacacacacacacacacacacacacacacacacacacacacacacacacacacacacacacacacacacacacatacacacacacacacacacacacacactgacacatacacactgacacacactgacacacactgacacacacaattaagtgagtacacacatacaaatgcatataaatatatatatatatatatatatatatatatatattatatatatatatatatatatatatatatatatatatatatatatatatatatatatatataatttatatatatatatatatatatatatatatatatatatatatatatatatatatatatatatatatatatatatatatatgcaataagatcacagtaaacaggtgatttcaaaatatgcaaaacaaccactctgaaagaatagagaaattccaagcgctttcgtgactactcacattatcatagttccttgataatgtgagtagtcacgaaagcgcttggaatttctctattctttcagagtggttgttttgcatatatatatatatatatatatatatatatatatatatatatatatatatatatatatatatatatatatatatccatatatataatgtatattaataataatatatagatatattattattaatattatcaccAAAGAAGAAAACTTTAATCCCTTAAATAATGATTAAGTTTAACTCTCATTGTGTATATACATaaagtgatatacacctctcagtgtgtacagAATAACCTTGTCCCATAGAAGATATGTCAATATGAAATGTTATATGAACAGAAAATATGTCAGCAATGATACAGTATATAACACGAGTTTCACCAGTCTCATCTTAGAGCTCTATATAACGTTTTAATTTCTTTGTTCCTGATACACAATATTAAGGAAAACcacgaccacacacacacacacacacattcacccaGTGCAGCGGGTAGAGCAAGGAATATGGGTtagtctcctaacacctactacccctgttgacctagcagtagTAAATATTTTGGAGTTAGGCGCCTGTTATGCGTGGCAAATATATTGGAACGACTCTTGggttgactttcttgggttatccttttGGGGTTAATAATCGAAGATACACATTCAGTGTCATTCTCTTCTCTCCAGTGCATCATTATTAAGTGTATAATATTCACTCAGGTACATGTTATTCGTGCATTACGAGAAATATCCATGCACATCAAATGTAATTATTGTAGAGTCATATGTGTAAGTAGAAACAAAGTTGAATTTTCAGCTGAAATAATTTAGACTGCTTTTTTTGCATCATGAAATGTCTGTCATTCGTTAGATAAAGATGCATTATAACTCTCTGAGTACACCAACAGTTTGTAGAATCTGAATCAACAGATTCCTGCAGAATTTGTATTTCACTCTGCCGTCGTCGTAGGAGGAGGTACCTTTGTTAGAACGTTTAATACTAAGCCGTTGAGTGTTTTCGAAGTTCTGGGATCCATTGCAGGAATCTTAAGTAGGTTCTTCAACTTTGGTCATAGACCACCTGCAAATGTTAATGGTTGTATGACTCTTGCATTAGTTACCGTAAACATGCATTGGAAATTTGAAGCAGACAGGATGAGACCATCTCGTCTTACGAACGAattaaaaaagagaaaaaaaaagaaaagaaacaaATTAAACAGGCACTTAAAGGTTTCTCTTGGGCCATAACTAACAAGTCATAATGTATGTAGCCAATCTTCATATTTACATTAGAGGTTATGTAGAAATAATAACACTAGGATGTAATGCAAATGCGCTGCGTTAGAAATATTTTAGAGCATATTGCAGTGTAAAAATATAGTGACtaacaataaaaaaaacaaaaataatcaGGTAATAAACCTCCATAAAAGAGGTAATACAGTAATTATTCTTTTCATTTTGCAGGCGATAGCAGCATTAGTGGTGGCAGCTGTGGGATCACCGCTTCCACACGAAGACTGTAAAcatgaaattattacatacagtGGAGCGGTGCCCATTGGGTCACTACATGCAGGGCATTATGTAGCAGTACCGGCACACCATTACCAGGCAGCATATTCAGTAGGTGCCGCACCAGCTGTTGTGTCTTATGCTGCAGCGCCTGCATCCTCTGTTTCCCATGTACTACATCAGTCCGTCCAGCCTACACCAGAAGTGCAAAGAGAAACTGCTGCTTTTATGGCTGCATGGAATGAGGCTGCTGCACGAGCAACTCAAATCCAAAGAACTCTTGTTAGATCTGCACCCTCTGGCACTTACAGCATTCAAATTCCAAAGCAAGTAGAAGCAACTGAAGAAGTAAAGCGGGCAACTGCTCAGTTTATGGCAGCTTGGAACAAAGCTGCCCGACGTGCAACTGTTGTTGAACAAGCAGTGTACTCTTTGCCACAGCCGGTGCAACCAACTGAAGATGTCCAAAGAGCTACTGCTGAGTTTATGGCTGAATGGGAAAGAGCTGCTCAACAGGCTTCAGCAATTAGACAGGCAGTATCTTACTCTGCCACCCCTTATTCTGGAGTCCCACGACAGGTAGAGGCTACTGATGAAGTCAAGAGAGCTACTGAAGAATTCCTGGCAGCTTGGAAAAAGGCCGCAGCACGTGTACCTACCATTCAGACCACTCTCTACCACATTACTGGAACCACCCCATCTTCAGGGGTACCAACAATTGTTGGTGGTGTTCCTCAGTTTACTCCCGAAGTTGCCCATGCAACAGCTGAATTCACGAAGGTTTGGAATGCCGCTGCGGCAGCTGCTGCAGCCGCTCCTGATGTCAACATTATTATGGGAGCTAGTTCACGACTTGCTTCTCCCCATGCACCAGCTGCTGTGTCATATGTGGCAGCTCCTGCACAACCTACATACCACCATGCACCAGCTGCTGTGTCGTATGTTGCAGCTCCTTCCCATGTTGGCCCTTCTGGTCTTCCACAGCCCGTCCAGCCTACCCCAGAAGTTCAAAGAGAAACTGCTGCTTTCATGGCTGCATGGAATGAGGCTGCCGCAAGAGCAACTCAAATTCAAAGAACTCTTGTTAAATCTGCACCATCTGGCACTTACAGCATTCAGATTCCGAAACAAGTGGAAGCAACTGAAGAAGTAAAGCGGGCAACTGCTCAGTTTATGGCAGCTTGGAACAAAGCTGCTCGACGTGCAACTGTTGTTGAACAAGCAGTGTACTCTTTGCCACAGCCTGTGCAACCAACTGAAGATGTAAAAAGAGCTACTGCTGAATTTATGGCTGAATGGGAAAGAGCTGCTCAACAGGCTTCAGCAATTAGGCAGGCAGTATCTTACTCTGCCACCCCTTATTCGGGAGTCCCACGACAGGTAGAGGCTACTGATGAAGTCAAGAGAGCTACTGAAGAGTTCTTGGCAGCTTGGAATAAGGCCGCAGCACGTGTACCTACCATTCAGACCACTCTCTACCACATTACTGGAACCACCCCATCTTCAGGAGTACCAACAATTGTTGGTGGTGTTCCCCAGTTTACTCCCGAAGTTGCCCATGCAACAGCCGAATTCGCGAAGGTTTGGAATGCCGCTGCGGCAGCTGCTGCAGCCGCTCCTGATGTCAATATTATTATGGGAGCTAGTTCACGACTTGCTTCTCCCCATGCACCAGCTGCTGTGTCATATGCGGCAGCTCCTGCACAACCTACATACCACCATGCACCAGCTGCTGTGTCGTATGCTGCAGCTCCTTCCCATGTTGGCCCTTCTGGTCTTCCACAGCCCGTCCAGCCTACCCCAGAAGTTCAAAGAGAAACTGCTGCTTTCATGGCTGCATGGAATGAGGCTGCCGCAAGAGCAACTCAAATTCAAAGAACTCTTGTTAAATCTGCACCCTCTGGCACTTACAGCATTCAGATTCCGAAACAAGTGGAAGCAACTGAAGAAGTAAAGCGGGCAACTGCTCAGTTTATGGCAGCTTGGAACAAAGCTGCTCAACGTGCAACTGTTGTTGAACAAGCAGTGTACTCTTTGCCACAGCCTGTGCAACCAACTGAAGATGTAAAAAGAGCTACTGCTGAATTTATGGCTGAATGGGAAAGAGCTGCTCAACAGGCTTCAGCAATTAGACAGGCAGTATCTTACTCTGCTACCCCTTATTCTGGAGTCCCACGACAGGTAGAAGCTACTGATGAAGTCAAGAGAGCTACTGAAGAGTTCCTGGCAGCTTGGAATAAGGCCGCAGCACGTGTACCTACCATTCAGACCACTCTCTACCACATTACTGGAACCACCCCATCTTCAGGGGTACCAACAATTGTTGGTGGCGTTCCTCAGTTTACTCCCGAAGTTGCCCATGCAACAGCTGAATTCACGAAGGTTTGGAATGCCGCTGCGGCAGCTGCTGCAGCCGCTCCTGATGTCAACATTATTATGGGAGCTAGTTCACGACTTGCTTCTCCCCATGCACCAGCTGCTGTGTCATATGTGGCAGCTCCTGCACAATCTACATACCACCATGCACCAGCTGCTGTGTCGTATGCTGCAGCTCCTTCCCATGTTGGCCCCTCTGGTCTTCCACAGCCCGTCCAGCCTACCCCAGAAGTTCAAAGAGAAACTGCTGCTTTCATGGCTGCATGGAATGAGGCTGCCGCAAGAGCAACTCAAATTCAAAGAACTCTTGTTAAATCTGCACCCTCTGGCACTTACAGCATTCAGATTCCGAAACAAGTGGAAGCAACTGAAGAAGTAAAGCGGGCAACTGCTCAGTTTATGGCAGCTTGGAACAAAGCTGCTCGACGTGCAACTGTTGTTGAACAAGCAGTGTACTCTTTGCCACAGCCTGTGCAACCAACTGAAGATGTAAAAAGAGCTACTGCTGAATTTATGGCTGAATGGGAAAGAGCTGCTCAACAGGCTTCAG
The DNA window shown above is from Cherax quadricarinatus isolate ZL_2023a chromosome 21, ASM3850222v1, whole genome shotgun sequence and carries:
- the LOC128689137 gene encoding mucin-2, whose product is MKCWAIAALVVAAVGSPLPHEDCKHEIITYSGAVPIGSLHAGHYVAVPAHHYQAAYSVGAAPAVVSYAAAPASSVSHVLHQSVQPTPEVQRETAAFMAAWNEAAARATQIQRTLVRSAPSGTYSIQIPKQVEATEEVKRATAQFMAAWNKAARRATVVEQAVYSLPQPVQPTEDVQRATAEFMAEWERAAQQASAIRQAVSYSATPYSGVPRQVEATDEVKRATEEFLAAWKKAAARVPTIQTTLYHITGTTPSSGVPTIVGGVPQFTPEVAHATAEFTKVWNAAAAAAAAAPDVNIIMGASSRLASPHAPAAVSYVAAPAQPTYHHAPAAVSYVAAPSHVGPSGLPQPVQPTPEVQRETAAFMAAWNEAAARATQIQRTLVKSAPSGTYSIQIPKQVEATEEVKRATAQFMAAWNKAARRATVVEQAVYSLPQPVQPTEDVKRATAEFMAEWERAAQQASAIRQAVSYSATPYSGVPRQVEATDEVKRATEEFLAAWNKAAARVPTIQTTLYHITGTTPSSGVPTIVGGVPQFTPEVAHATAEFAKVWNAAAAAAAAAPDVNIIMGASSRLASPHAPAAVSYAAAPAQPTYHHAPAAVSYAAAPSHVGPSGLPQPVQPTPEVQRETAAFMAAWNEAAARATQIQRTLVKSAPSGTYSIQIPKQVEATEEVKRATAQFMAAWNKAAQRATVVEQAVYSLPQPVQPTEDVKRATAEFMAEWERAAQQASAIRQAVSYSATPYSGVPRQVEATDEVKRATEEFLAAWNKAAARVPTIQTTLYHITGTTPSSGVPTIVGGVPQFTPEVAHATAEFTKVWNAAAAAAAAAPDVNIIMGASSRLASPHAPAAVSYVAAPAQSTYHHAPAAVSYAAAPSHVGPSGLPQPVQPTPEVQRETAAFMAAWNEAAARATQIQRTLVKSAPSGTYSIQIPKQVEATEEVKRATAQFMAAWNKAARRATVVEQAVYSLPQPVQPTEDVKRATAEFMAEWERAAQQASAIRQAVSYSATPYSGAPRQVEATDEVKRATEEFLAAWKKAAARVPTIQTTLYHITGTTPSSGVPTIVGGVPQFTPEVAHATAEFTKVWNAAAAAAAAAPDVNIIMGASSRLASPHAPAAVSYVAAPAQSTYHHAPAAVSYAAAPSHVGPSGLPQPVQPTPEVQRETAAFMAAWNEAAARATQIQRTLVKSAPSGTYSIQIPKQVEATEEVKRATAQFMAAWNKAAQRATVVEQAVYSLPQPVQPTEDVKRATAEFMAEWERAAQQASAIRQAVSYSATPYSGVPRQVEATDEVKRATEEFLAAWNKAAARVPTIQTTLYHITGTTPSSGVPTIVGGVPQFTPEVAHATAEFTKVWNAAAAAAAAAPDVNIIMGSRSHSGYHHAPAAVSYAAASFPASSYALPQPVQPTPEVQSATAAFMAAWNAAAQRATKLQATLVKSGDTVELPRQVKETDAVKQATAEFMAAYNAAARRATVVEQAVSTLPRQISQTADVEKATAEFMAAWHAAAQRVSTLRDSVSTAYSAPQQVKPTPEVQRATAEFTAAWNEAAARIPKIETTLYTLSGSAALDSARSPQPVSDTPEVKAAKEAFLAKFRAAEAAATRASRVRGVLPVPTVWSATPIQHIAYSGGALHQTYSISDRIFAPFSGQPIYLKDCPH